The Vallitalea okinawensis genome window below encodes:
- a CDS encoding transglutaminase-like domain-containing protein produces the protein MEKILDYYKAHGRMTEIKTNQHMVIDLPHDIKGIVLTVQNILLHQHWAKRYGIELDEENVKEPWVRSVEEKLIHLNKVGYEHITDQKELKDKMISICRDFSVVAAALCREVGIPARARCGFATYFEKDKYIDHWVLEYWCEDKKRWILVDAQLDDFQQNELGISFNSLDVGNGDFIIAPRAWKMCREGKVNPELFGIFKWWGYEYLISNLLLDANALVKMPMQPWDSWKGYKSLPVSEWSEKDYLIMDQLAEYALHVDGDFDALYTFVTEHDTIKVPDNLNEVINCLK, from the coding sequence ATGGAAAAAATACTTGATTATTATAAGGCACATGGTAGGATGACTGAGATAAAGACTAATCAACATATGGTTATAGACCTACCTCATGATATAAAAGGTATCGTTTTAACTGTACAAAATATTCTATTGCATCAACATTGGGCAAAACGGTACGGAATAGAGTTAGATGAAGAAAATGTCAAAGAGCCTTGGGTAAGAAGTGTAGAAGAAAAGCTAATTCATTTAAATAAAGTAGGATATGAACACATAACGGATCAAAAAGAATTGAAAGATAAAATGATTTCAATATGTCGTGACTTTTCAGTTGTTGCAGCTGCTCTTTGTAGAGAAGTCGGTATTCCAGCAAGGGCACGATGTGGCTTCGCTACTTATTTTGAAAAAGATAAATATATTGACCACTGGGTTCTAGAGTATTGGTGTGAAGATAAAAAACGGTGGATTTTAGTGGATGCACAACTTGATGATTTTCAGCAAAATGAATTGGGGATATCTTTTAATTCATTGGATGTAGGTAATGGCGATTTTATTATTGCACCAAGGGCTTGGAAGATGTGCCGTGAAGGTAAAGTGAATCCTGAACTATTTGGGATATTTAAATGGTGGGGTTATGAGTATTTAATTAGTAACCTACTCCTTGATGCTAATGCATTAGTAAAGATGCCCATGCAACCATGGGATAGTTGGAAAGGATATAAGAGCTTACCAGTTTCTGAATGGAGTGAAAAAGACTATTTGATCATGGATCAGTTAGCTGAATATGCTCTACATGTAGATGGTGATTTTGATGCTTTATACACATTTGTAACGGAACATGATACAATAAAAGTACCAGATAATTTAAATGAAGTTATTAATTGTTTAAAATAG
- a CDS encoding SDR family NAD(P)-dependent oxidoreductase, translating into MKGLNGKVALVTGATRGIGKGIVIALAKAGATVYFTGRTENEYKGAVKLAGSLSETENEVRKYGGMAFGLKCDHTIDLEVEKVINIINTEHGKIDILVNNVWGGYEHFNNGTEFWKEEEFWTIPISRWNSMFDAGVRAHYVTSHLAAPTMIKQNSSLIVNISFWASQKNDRGVAYGTAKAATDKMTATMAYELEKYNVTVISLYPGLVRTESVLAAQDYLDLSNSESPEFIGRAVVALALDSNVITKTGKVCIAAKLASEYGFTDIDGKQPTPLTVETC; encoded by the coding sequence ATGAAAGGTTTAAATGGGAAAGTAGCACTTGTTACAGGTGCAACTAGAGGCATTGGTAAAGGGATTGTAATTGCCCTTGCAAAAGCTGGAGCGACAGTTTATTTTACTGGAAGAACGGAAAATGAGTATAAAGGTGCAGTTAAACTTGCAGGATCGTTAAGTGAAACTGAAAATGAAGTAAGAAAATATGGAGGTATGGCTTTTGGCTTAAAGTGTGATCATACTATTGACTTAGAAGTAGAAAAAGTTATTAATATAATAAATACTGAACACGGAAAAATTGATATACTTGTGAACAATGTTTGGGGAGGATATGAACATTTTAATAATGGTACTGAATTTTGGAAAGAAGAAGAATTTTGGACGATTCCCATCTCACGTTGGAATAGTATGTTTGATGCTGGTGTTAGGGCACATTATGTGACAAGCCACTTAGCAGCACCAACTATGATTAAACAAAACTCTAGTTTGATTGTAAATATTTCATTCTGGGCTTCACAAAAGAATGATAGAGGTGTTGCTTATGGAACTGCAAAGGCTGCTACTGATAAAATGACTGCAACGATGGCTTATGAACTTGAAAAATATAATGTTACTGTAATCTCTCTATATCCAGGTTTAGTAAGAACAGAATCGGTTTTAGCGGCTCAGGATTACTTAGACTTATCTAATTCTGAATCTCCTGAATTTATAGGTAGAGCTGTAGTTGCATTGGCATTAGATTCAAATGTAATAACAAAGACTGGAAAGGTATGCATAGCTGCAAAATTAGCAAGCGAATATGGTTTTACAGATATAGACGGGAAACAGCCAACTCCATTAACAGTAGAAACTTGTTAA
- the yedF gene encoding sulfurtransferase-like selenium metabolism protein YedF yields MKTLIVINNESFGKGDDELGKRLMGAYLKKLWVRDEMPDTIVCYNSGAKLVAKGSMVLDALNGLYEKGVDILACGTCLNHYHLADQVKVGRSTDMGEIVELMMTYDKVITV; encoded by the coding sequence ATGAAAACGTTAATAGTAATCAATAATGAATCTTTCGGTAAAGGTGATGATGAACTAGGCAAAAGACTGATGGGTGCTTACCTTAAAAAACTATGGGTTCGCGATGAAATGCCTGACACGATTGTCTGCTATAATTCGGGAGCTAAGCTTGTTGCTAAAGGTTCAATGGTATTAGATGCTTTAAATGGTCTTTATGAGAAAGGGGTAGATATCCTAGCATGTGGAACCTGCCTTAACCATTATCATTTAGCTGATCAAGTGAAAGTTGGACGTAGTACAGATATGGGAGAAATAGTAGAACTAATGATGACTTATGATAAAGTCATCACGGTATAG
- a CDS encoding TRAP transporter large permease, translating into MVILPIILCFVLFLLEIPVAISMLISTFAYFVFFDQSLPIHLVVQKMVASNESFTLLAVPFFVTIGVIMNYSGISKRLMKFCDTLTGHMSGGLGHVNVLLSTLLGGISGSASADAAMQCKILVPQMDKAGYNRGFSTAVTAASSLISPIIPPGVSLIIYAVITNSSVGKMFLGGFIPGLVMCLTLIATVAIISKKEGYKPSREKRATLKEIWVSFKECVWALFMPIMIIFGLRFGFFTPTEAGAVIIFVCLFIGLFVYKELSIKDLPKILIESVIATSSIMFVIIAANVFGAYLSWERIPQVLTEMIVNFTDNKILFLLMINAFLLIMGMFLEGTALLMIATPLLFPASQAIGIDPIHFGFVMICTIAVGGITPPFGSIMYLTCTISEVSVVEFLRKGWPFIIALIASALLITFLPGLVTFLPELLM; encoded by the coding sequence ATGGTAATACTACCTATTATCTTATGTTTTGTGTTATTTTTGTTAGAAATACCTGTTGCGATTTCAATGCTGATTTCAACTTTTGCCTATTTTGTTTTCTTTGATCAGTCACTACCGATCCATTTAGTTGTCCAAAAGATGGTAGCATCTAATGAATCATTTACGTTATTAGCAGTTCCTTTTTTTGTTACGATTGGTGTCATTATGAACTATTCTGGTATAAGTAAAAGGTTGATGAAGTTTTGTGATACATTGACTGGGCATATGAGTGGTGGGCTTGGTCATGTTAACGTATTGCTTAGTACACTACTAGGAGGTATCTCAGGCTCAGCCAGTGCAGATGCAGCAATGCAATGTAAAATCTTAGTTCCTCAAATGGATAAAGCAGGCTATAACCGTGGATTTTCTACAGCAGTAACAGCGGCCTCATCATTAATCAGTCCAATTATTCCACCAGGAGTATCCTTGATTATATATGCTGTAATTACTAATTCATCTGTCGGTAAGATGTTTCTAGGCGGGTTTATCCCTGGACTTGTTATGTGCCTTACATTAATAGCAACTGTGGCGATAATCTCCAAGAAAGAAGGCTATAAACCAAGCAGAGAAAAGAGAGCTACTTTAAAAGAAATTTGGGTGAGTTTTAAAGAATGTGTCTGGGCATTGTTTATGCCAATAATGATTATATTCGGATTACGATTTGGATTTTTTACTCCTACTGAAGCAGGAGCTGTTATTATATTCGTTTGCTTATTTATCGGATTATTCGTTTATAAAGAGTTATCCATCAAAGATCTACCTAAGATACTCATTGAATCAGTTATAGCAACATCTTCAATCATGTTTGTTATTATAGCTGCTAATGTTTTTGGAGCCTATTTATCATGGGAGAGAATACCACAAGTACTTACAGAAATGATAGTTAATTTTACAGATAATAAAATATTATTCCTACTAATGATAAATGCCTTCTTATTAATCATGGGAATGTTCTTAGAAGGAACTGCATTATTAATGATTGCAACTCCACTTCTATTCCCAGCATCACAAGCCATAGGAATAGATCCAATCCACTTTGGTTTCGTTATGATCTGTACCATAGCTGTAGGAGGAATAACACCACCATTTGGTTCGATTATGTATCTTACATGTACCATTAGTGAAGTTTCAGTTGTAGAGTTCTTGAGAAAAGGATGGCCATTCATCATAGCATTGATAGCCTCAGCACTCTTGATTACATTCTTACCAGGTTTAGTAACATTCTTACCAGAGTTATTAATGTAA
- a CDS encoding TRAP transporter small permease has protein sequence MRTKAKLILNNLEEIICSIALSVTIIAVMINTFLGWTIGKRFGQLEELAITGFVWVTFLGISVVYKRSKHIRIDFIVSTLPEKIKRVLNIVTDIVVLLFNMYIIYYAYILAMGAIQKTTSLLNISYFYIDLSVILGFLFMTIHLIRNIVNDIRKGRGAA, from the coding sequence ATGAGGACGAAAGCAAAGCTCATACTCAATAATCTTGAAGAAATCATCTGCTCTATTGCTTTAAGTGTTACGATAATTGCTGTAATGATTAATACATTTTTAGGGTGGACTATTGGAAAGCGTTTTGGTCAACTAGAAGAATTGGCGATTACAGGATTTGTATGGGTAACATTTCTAGGTATTAGTGTTGTTTATAAACGTAGCAAACATATACGAATAGATTTTATCGTTAGCACATTACCAGAGAAAATAAAGCGAGTGCTTAATATAGTGACAGACATAGTGGTCTTGCTATTCAATATGTACATAATCTACTACGCTTATATATTAGCAATGGGAGCAATTCAAAAGACAACATCCTTATTAAACATTTCTTATTTCTATATTGACTTATCCGTTATTCTGGGCTTCTTGTTTATGACAATTCATTTAATAAGAAATATAGTCAATGACATCAGAAAAGGGAGGGGGGCTGCGTAA
- the dctP gene encoding TRAP transporter substrate-binding protein DctP: MKKILSILMSLILVVGIFTGCGQEEASDKQVETNSKAENDSGEEYVIKLGHVLATDHPVHISLQGASDKIKERTSGKVDIQIYPNGELSSYQDGVESVIAGAPYIFYSSPGQFSDYVPNFAALQAPFLYGSFEEYSALMDTEVISKLKEEADAAGIHTLSLNFVSGFRNLLTDYPVNSVEDIENLKIRVPGNPVFVKPFELMNTNPSSINWSETYTSLQQGVVDAIEGTSNNIYNAKMFEVKNVVTETAHIIDLSGVFIGTKYWDTLPTEYKEIITEEIAKAEVVQNDLAKKADSEFKEKLMAEGVTFNEVDKSSFQEATKSIVLEYEIGQELLDTIAEVNK; this comes from the coding sequence ATGAAGAAGATTTTATCAATTTTAATGAGTTTAATTTTAGTAGTTGGTATTTTTACAGGTTGTGGGCAGGAAGAAGCCAGCGATAAGCAAGTCGAAACGAATAGTAAAGCAGAAAATGATAGTGGTGAAGAATATGTTATTAAACTTGGACATGTACTTGCCACCGATCATCCTGTACATATATCTCTACAAGGCGCATCTGATAAGATTAAAGAAAGAACAAGTGGCAAGGTTGACATTCAAATTTATCCAAATGGTGAGTTATCATCTTATCAAGATGGAGTTGAGTCAGTTATAGCTGGTGCACCATATATTTTCTATTCATCACCAGGTCAATTTTCAGATTATGTTCCAAATTTTGCAGCTTTACAAGCACCATTCTTATACGGTTCTTTTGAAGAGTATAGTGCATTAATGGATACAGAAGTTATTAGTAAACTAAAAGAAGAGGCTGATGCAGCTGGAATCCATACATTATCATTGAATTTTGTATCAGGATTTAGAAATCTACTTACTGATTACCCTGTTAATTCAGTTGAAGATATTGAGAACTTAAAGATTCGAGTTCCTGGTAACCCTGTATTTGTTAAACCTTTTGAACTCATGAATACTAATCCATCTAGTATCAACTGGAGTGAGACATATACATCATTACAACAAGGAGTTGTAGACGCGATCGAAGGAACTTCTAATAATATCTATAATGCTAAAATGTTCGAGGTTAAAAATGTAGTTACAGAAACGGCCCATATTATTGATTTATCTGGTGTTTTTATTGGTACTAAGTATTGGGATACACTACCTACTGAATACAAAGAAATCATCACAGAAGAAATTGCTAAGGCAGAGGTTGTACAAAATGATTTAGCTAAGAAAGCTGATAGTGAGTTTAAAGAGAAGTTAATGGCTGAAGGTGTTACATTTAATGAAGTGGATAAGTCTTCTTTCCAAGAAGCAACTAAATCCATTGTACTTGAATATGAAATTGGTCAAGAGCTGCTTGATACAATAGCTGAAGTTAACAAGTAG
- a CDS encoding CehA/McbA family metallohydrolase domain-containing protein produces the protein MNFNNFENEGIWFKGNLHCHTTVSDGTYTPEEIKDIYKRNGYSFVAFTDHDVFTDLDHLNDEEFLVYPGMEIKSLLSSSPDKCGDFRGYHLLCLSGPNDEENGNKFEKGEIMRPLLNDLDTYHSNTQELVNTLINRGVMVTVNHPIWSRLLPEDLLNIDHYFALEIYNSQCAVDGDDTGTGVVYWDLLLRKGMKVWGFAADDNHNKDVINIPGGKKILEDHERWASCKGWVCVKAKDLTKNSIAMALKEGRFYSSTGPEILEYQIIDNCVNVKCSKVKRIDFITYDRRGWSSFNYEEGLTAAEYRLFGDERYVRVECTDFNGNKAWTNPIFL, from the coding sequence GTGAATTTTAACAACTTTGAAAATGAAGGAATTTGGTTCAAAGGGAATTTGCATTGCCATACAACTGTTTCTGATGGTACATATACACCTGAGGAAATCAAAGATATCTATAAAAGAAACGGTTATTCCTTCGTGGCTTTTACTGATCACGATGTGTTTACTGATTTAGATCACCTAAACGATGAAGAGTTTCTCGTGTATCCAGGAATGGAGATAAAGTCATTACTTTCATCTAGTCCAGATAAATGCGGAGACTTTCGAGGATATCACTTATTGTGCTTATCAGGCCCTAATGATGAAGAGAATGGTAACAAGTTCGAAAAAGGTGAGATAATGAGACCTCTTTTGAATGATTTGGATACATATCATTCAAATACTCAAGAGCTGGTGAATACATTAATAAATCGAGGGGTTATGGTAACAGTGAATCATCCCATCTGGTCTAGATTATTACCAGAAGATTTATTAAATATCGACCACTATTTTGCATTGGAAATCTATAATTCTCAATGTGCTGTTGATGGTGATGACACAGGAACGGGCGTCGTTTATTGGGATTTATTATTAAGAAAGGGTATGAAAGTATGGGGATTTGCTGCAGATGATAATCACAATAAAGATGTCATTAACATACCTGGTGGTAAAAAGATTTTGGAAGATCATGAGAGATGGGCTTCTTGCAAAGGGTGGGTATGTGTAAAAGCAAAAGACCTAACAAAAAATAGTATAGCAATGGCACTTAAAGAAGGTCGATTTTATTCATCAACAGGTCCTGAGATTCTAGAATATCAAATCATTGATAATTGTGTTAATGTAAAATGTTCCAAAGTAAAACGAATTGATTTTATAACTTACGACCGAAGGGGTTGGTCGTCTTTTAACTATGAAGAAGGCTTAACGGCTGCAGAGTATAGATTATTCGGAGATGAGCGATATGTTCGCGTTGAATGTACTGATTTTAATGGTAATAAAGCATGGACAAATCCAATCTTCTTATAA